GGGAAGTCCACCACCCAGAGGCAGCGGTAGTTGTTTTTGTCGCGCAGCCCCAGGCGCGATCCCATCTCAAGGCGCAGCTCCGAGAGTTGCTTCTGTGTCTTCTCTGTCTCGCCGGCCATCACCAGGATCAGGTCGCCCGGCTTGGCGTTGCAGCGGTCTGCCCACTGTTTCAAGTCTGCTTCACTGAAGAACTTGTCGACCGATGATTTGAGCGACCCATCCTCGTTGTAGCGGAGGTAGATCAGCCCCTTGGCGCCCACCTGCGGGCGTTTCACGAAGTCGGTCAGCTCATCCAGCTGCTTGCGGGTATAGGCGGCGCACCCCTCGGCGCAGATGGCACCCACATATTCCGCGGCGTCGAACACCCCGAAGTCGTGCCCCGTGGTGAGGTCCTTCATCTCGATGAAGCTCATCCCGAAGCGGGTGTCCGGCTTGTCGGAGCCGTAGAGGCGCATGGCGTCGGCATAGCTGATGCGTGGAAAGTCGGGGATCTCGATTCCCTTGATGGTGCGGAAGAGATGTTTTGTAAGTCCTTCGAAGGTGGAGAGCACATCCTCCTGGTCCACGAACGACATCTCGCAGTCTATCTGTGTGAACTCCGGCTGGCGGTCCGCCCTGAGGTCCTCGTCGCGGAAGCACTTCACGATCTGGAAGTAACGGTCGAAGCCGGATACCATGAGCAGCTGCTTGAAGAGCTGGGGCGACTGTGGCAGGGCATAGAACTCGCCCTGGTTCATCCGTGAGGGGACGATGAAGTCGCGCGCACCCTCGGGTGTAGAGCCGATCAGCACCGGCGTCTCCACCTCCAGGAAGGCCCGCTCGTCGAGGTAGCGGCGTGTTTCGAACGCCATCTTGTGGCGCAGCTCCAGGTTCCGGCGCACCACGTTGCGGCGCAGGTCCAGGTAGCGGTATTTCATGCGCAGCTCATCACCGCCGTCGGTCTCGGTCTCGATGGTGAAGGGCGGCGTCTTGGAGGCGTTGAGCACCTTGAGTGAGGAGGCGATGATCTCGATCTCGCCGGTGGGGATGTTGGCGTTCTTGCTGGAGCGCTCCTGCACCTTTCCGGTCACCTGAATCACCCACTCACGTCCCAGCCTGTTGGCCTGGTCGCAGAGGGAGGCGTCCACCTCCTGGTTGAAAGAGAGCTGCGTGATGCCATAGCGGTCGCGCAAGTCGATGAAAGTCATCCCGCCCATCTTCCGGATGTGGGATACCCAACCCGATAAAGTTACTTCCCTGTTTGCATCGGCCAGCCGCAACTCGCCGCACGTGCTGTTTCTGTACATAAATGATTTCTGTTATGTTACGTTTAATTTTCAACCAACAAAGGTACATAATTCTTGTGGGAAATGAATGTTGTGAGAAAAAAAGCAGTGAAGTTTTGATTCACAACGAAAATAATCTTATCTTTGCGCCCGTCTTTTGAGAAGAAGACCAATCGGGGTGTAGCGCAGTCCGGTTAGCGCACCTGCTTTGGGAGCAGGGGGTCGCGAGTTCGAATCCCGCCACCCCGACATTCAAAATCAAACACCTATCTGAAATTTCAGGTAGGTGTTTTTTTGCATTGTGTTCCCGGCTCATTGATCTGTTTCGCAACCTTGCAACTAAAATAATGGTCGACTATTCGGCTATACCAAAGCAAGACATCGGCCTCTGCCCCTCCAATATTTTTTGGAGTGGCTTTGGAGTGGATTTGGAGGGATATGGGAGAGGCACCAGTCCAGTCCTTGCCGAGTCTTTTTTGTAAAGTCCTGAAAAGGGTTATACCATGTGTGTGTAGAGTCGATATTCCCTGCATTCAAACAAGTGCACTCCCATTAAACATCGCTTTCTCATGGTAATCGTTTAACGTTCACTTGTATGTGGTCGGGCGGGATTTCGAAGAGAATCCTATCAGACCAGCAGGAAAGTAGGCAAAAGGTCTGATTTCTCAGACCGTTACCCGCCCCGCCTGCCATATACAAATTGTGTGCGCCCTGCATGAGCAGAGCGCACCTGCTGCAAGCAACAGTAAAATTTCAAAATTACAAATAATTTTGGTTAAACAATGCTCTAAGCAGGTGTATTTTTCCAGAGGGTGTAAGTCCCTTATGCACGGGGTCGTGCCCGAAGCATTAGCAAGTCGCAAGCTGGTTGTTGGTGACGACAGCAGTGAAGGAAGCGAGACTGCAAAATCCGGTACTGACGAACAGAAACGGTATATGAGGCATAATTGTCCTGGGTAAGCAACCACATCATTGTAACGCCCAAAAGGTAGTTTGTGGACAGATATGTAGATACCGCAGGGATTGGAGGAAGGAAAAAGCTCTTACCGGGGGAGATCTCTAAGCAGTAAAATGTAATGAGAAGTCAGCCGAGGTCATAGTAATTACGGAAAACGAGCCGGCAAGTGATAGAAATCCAGAGAGTCGGAGGTCTCACGAACGTAATGAAGGACTGAACGTTAAGAAGTTTTTAATGCGACATGGATTTTCAGCAATGAAATAGCCTGTAGCAAGCGAAACAGGGCAAGAGAAGATGATTAAATTAGCAAACAAAAACGAAATGGAATTGATCGAGCAAGTGATTAACCGTCACAACATGATGCGTGCATTGCAACAGGTCAGGCAGAACAAAGGTTCGGCAGGAGTTGACCGGATGCCTGTAAGCGAACTATACGACCACCTGACAAAGAACAGGGAAAGTATAGGGCAATCATTGTTAAATGGCACTTACCTGCCACAACCCATTTTGGGGGTAGAGATACCCAAGGGAAATGGGAAGACACGTCTTTTAGGTGTGCCTACCGTGGTTGACCGAATGCTTCAACAAGCCGTAGGGCAAGTTTTAGCCAACCGGTTCGAAATGGAATTTGAGGATTACAGTTATGGATTTCGCCCGAATAAGAATGCCCTGCAAGCGGTACTCAAAGCATTGGAGTATATAAACAATGGTTATCAGGATATAGTAGACATTGACCTGAAGAGCTTCTTTGACGAAGTAGACCACTGCATTTTGCTGCAATTGTTGTATCGCAAGGTAAAATGCCCGCTTACGCTGCGTCTTATCCGCAAATGGCTGCGAGCGCCGATTTTAATCAACGGGAAGTTAGTCAAACGCCGAAAAGGAGTACCACAGGGCAGTCCGCTGAGCCCGATTCTCTCCAATATCATGTTAGATGAATTGGATAAAGAATTAGACAGACGTGGATTAAAGTCTGTCCGCTATGCTGACGACTTTAGCATTTATTGCAAAAGCCAATGGCAAGCCCGCAAAACAGGCAACGAGATCTTTCTCTTTCTAAAGAGTAAACTACACCTGCCTATTAATCGGGAGAAAAGTGGAATCCGTCGCCCCGTAAACTTTTCGCTATTAGGATATGGTTTTGTGCCCACTTACAAAAAGGGGGAAAAAGGCAAATACCAGCTGGTGGTAAGCGGCAAAGGATGGAAAAACCTGAAACTAAAACTCAAAGCCATCACCCGAAAAACCACACCCGCCAGTTTCGATGAGCGTATCCACAAACTGAAAGAAGTACAGCGAGGCTGGCTTCAATACTACCGCATGGCAAGTATCCAGGAAAAACTCAAAGATGTGGATGGGTGGGTGCGTAACCGGTTACGTTGCTGTATCTGGAAACAATGGAAGAAATCCGAACGAAGACGGAAAAACCTGATACGTTTGGGCGTTGACCTTGAACACGCATACAGCCACAGCCGTAGCCGAATGGGTACATGGGCGGTCGCCTGTAGCCCTATTTTGAAAACCACCATCACGGTGGAACGTCTGCAACAACGCGGTTACGAACCTATGTTTACTTATTATCAGAAAATTGCTCCATTTCTTAACGAACCGCTGTATACGTGAACCGTACGTACAGTGGTGTGAGAGGCTCTCCCCGTCAGCCAAGGCTGGCGGGGCAGTCTACTCGATTACCAGCTGGCGTTTTTTTTAATTTTTTGTATTACCTCGTTTTTAGTGCCTCAACCTCATTCAACTTGTTGTTTTCTCCATGCATTTAATACAGGGTTGAATTCTATTTTTTCATATGGCGAATTCCATTCCTTGTAAAATGAAGTGTCATCGCTGTTTGGTGTTGGATCAGGTTTGCGTATTTTAATTCTGGTCGGCATGATTACTGAATCGCCTAATAGAGTACATTCACCTCTTCTTAGATTTGAAAACATACTTACAATCCCTCTAATTGAATCAGGCAATAAACTTTTTACATACGATTGATCTTCGGGATTTGAAATTCTCATGCAAAGAAATGAATTGCACTGTGATAAAATTGTAGCTGAAACTTCTCTAGGTCTTTGACTTATTACAGTCAAACTTATTCCATATTTTCTTCCTTCTTTTGCAATTCTCTCGGCTGATAATCTTGCGGCTTCTGAATTTGGGTCTTTGTCATTAAAGTATATATGTGCTTCGTCGCAAAATACAGAAATTGGATAAGCTTTTAAATTCACTTTCTTATACCAATAAGCAAAATCAAACATACATCTTAGGATTAAGGATATTATCGAATTTCGAACATCAAATGGGATTGAACTTAGGTCTATAACAACTATTTTCTTGGGATTTGATTCTTCACCTAAAATTTTACGAAAAAGTCCTTCCATTGAAGCCGATGTATTATATGTGACAGGATTAAATATCAAGTCATATCTTTTGTCATTCAGTCTTGAATCAATTCTCATTAATAGACGAGTAAAATCACCATTTAGCGGACCTTTTATCAATCTTCCAGCAGTTGCTCCGGGGACCATTTGAACATCTAACCGTCTAAATTCATCAATAATATTAGTAAAGTCAAAATGGACAGGCGTATCAATAGTAATTTTAGGAATATCTAATGTTTGGTTTTCAGCGTGATTTTCTTTTGCAGCTTGAAGTAACTCTTTAAATTTCGCTATCTGGTTTGGTGCAGCAGATTCTGCTCTATCCACCATTAATCCTAAAAGTTCATCACTTTTCATAAGCCAATAAGGAAATTCTAAATCACCCGCATTTATATATTCTGCATAGTCGCCAAAAGCTGTTTTATATTCTCCATGAAGATCAAAAAGTACAACTGTAGATTTAGGAAATGTAGAAATACTTTGAAGTAAAGAAGCTACAGTCCACGATTTTCCGCCACCTGTTTGTCCTAACACGGCTGCGTGTCTTGAAAGAAATGAATCAAGATTAATTTTTGCTTCTTGATCTTTAAGTAAAGAGAGTTCACCAATTGAAAAATTTCCTTCTGCAAACGATTCATAGACTTTATCAATTACATCTGGCAAAACTGCAAATACATCGTTGTTTACTGTCGGGAGAAGGTCTGTTCCCCTTTCAAACTTTCCAGAAGTATCTATTGTTCCGACAGGAATTACAGAAATAATTCTAAGCGGACTTTGAATTAGATATTCATTAGAATTTTCTGCTTTTTTAATCTCGCCATTTAATGTGGATACTTCTTTCATTGAAATATCAGTAATCATTGAAAGTAAAGTTCCATTTGGAATTGCAACCAAAACAAATGTGCCAGGTTGACCAATCAAAACAGGTGTTGGCCCAATTGGTGTATCAATTATTACGTTCATGTTATCTGGTACACCGTAAACCGTTTCATCAGAATCTGAAAAATTATAAAGAGATATATCAATCAGGTCAGATGAGACGTTAATAACTTTTCCAATTTTGTATTCTGCCATATTATATTGGTTATTAATTAAATAATTCGATAAATTTTTTGAAATCCCAAAGGTCAAAGATGCCGTCTGTATCTTTTCCATTATAATGTAATTTATTGCTAACCATATAATGAAAACTTGGATTGTCTTTTAATTGTATGATCTCGGGAGTTTCATCTTTAGACAATGCAAAAACTCGAATTGAGTTATCTCGAAGTTTAGAGCTAAAAAGAATGTCGTTTATATGTTTATCACGATAACTATATCCACATGAAACAATAAATTTACATTGCTTTCCAATAACTGATGACGCATATCTGAAAAGCTTATCGTAGGGGGATTCAAGAGTTTCAATAACCTTTGTCCTTTTGGGTAAAATCATACATCTATTTTCCGTTTTTTCAGGTGAAAATGATTCAATAATGTTATTACTCTCTTTGAACCAAGATGTTGAACCATGCAGCTTAATCAGATTAATGTGTGGTTCATTAAGTTGTTCAAATGTCCTATTTGGTTTTATTTTGCCATAAGTAAGTTCTAGCCTTTCAATATCAAAAAACCTTTGGGCTATTCCTTCAAATCCATTGAATATTGGAATTTTTACGATAGATGCAGCAAATTCGAATAACAAATCATAATTAGTTGTAAAAATCCAAACCGATTCATTCCTATGTTGCATGCGTTTTTTTAATCCATTTAGAAAATTTACATGCCATTCAAGATTAGGATTAGCAATTTCACTTATTACACTAACAATTTGTTTTCTAATGGAATCAATTAACAAATTGACTCCGGCATAGCCACCTCTTGCTTTTGCTTGATTTAATTTGTCTGAAATTATTTCAATATCAGGTTCTCCTTTAGAAACATTAAGATTAAGTCCTTCTGCTTTAAGGATCTTCTCAATCAACTTAATTTCAGTAGAATTAAGTTTTTCTAATACGTCAATTGTTAATTGATAAGTCAATGGATAACCAGCAGCATATGAAGACCCAGCTCCAAAAAAGAAACCTATTTGACTTAACCCTGTATTTGAATTAGGAAATAAATCAGAAAGTGTAATATCTATAGTTTAAATTTTTCCAAGCCGTTTCAATTCCCAAAAACATTTTGCAGTAGCATTAATATCAACTGCAGCATTATGAGCTTCCTCAAAACCAGTTCTAAAAAGTTTATAATGCAATTCAGAAAGTTTAGGCCATTTATAACCATAAGGTCCTTCGATTGCGCAAAAATTAGTCGTGCTTTGCATTGTACAAATCTTTCTTTTAGGTGCTACACCATCGGACATTTTATTTCTCAAAAATTCAGCACCAACAATTTTTTCATCAAAACTCATATTGTGTGCAACCAAATATTCTGCTTGTTCTATCATAGATTGAAATTTTTGCAAAACATCTATTAATGGTTTTCCTTCTCTAATAGCACGTTCTGTTGAAATGCCGTGAATACGAGAAGTTTCTATAGGTATTGTAAAACCCTCTGGTTTAACAATATAATCTCCGGCAGAAATTTTATTCCCGTTTTTATCGTAAAATAAATAAGCTAATTGAACAAGTCTAGGCCAATTGTTCAAATCTGTTACAGGTGCTTTCCAGTTTCTTGGAAGTCCAGTTGTTTCGGTGTCAAAAAATAGGTACATAGTGATAGTATTTAGTATGTTGATTTTTCTTTTTTCACGCTTGCTGGTAACGTTTCGGCGCTTGGCGCAGTGGCGGATTTCGGAGCACAAAACTGTCAATACACCACAAAAGTTGATGCGAGCTAGAATGTTCAATTAACCACTACACCCGCCATTGAGCCAAACGCCTGTTGGCTGCTGGGCTTCTTGTCATCCGAGTATTTTTTTAATTCTTGCCTTAATATTTTCATAGGTTGAGTTTAGTCGCTGCTTAGCGTTTTGCGTTAACAAAGCAGTATGAGCCATTGCATCACGGATAGGCTTATATTCCTTTGCATCCCTTGATAGTCCTGCTTGTTTTAAAGGGTCAACTTTTTCAATTAAGTTGGCTAAGTTGTCCATATCCAAGTAAACGAGGTCTTCTTTGGACTGTCGCAAGTCAAAGCTAATGTTTGCAGTATTTTTATTTGCTTCTTCTTTGTCTCTCCATTTCTTGCTTTCTGAAATCGCTTCTGGTGATAAAGGAACAGGTTTGTGATTTATATAATTACGAAGTAGGTTTTCACTAATAAAACATTCTGCATAAGTTGTAACATTAAATTCAGCGTCTTTACTTAGGCTTTCAAGCCATTCGTCAACTTTACTTCGATAAATTGATTCTTTGGTTGGAACGAATTCGTCTGAGATTGTATTTACTAATTCTTTTGACTTTCTTTCTTTTTTGGTCATTCGAGTTGTATTCTCTGAATCACCATCTTGTCTTAATTCTACCCGCCAATTATCCCAATCTTCTATAATTCTTTTCATTATATTGTCTTTTAGTTCACTGAGTAGTGATTGAAAAAGAGGATCATCAGAAATTACTCCTTCGCGACTACTTGTAAACCTGTCTTTTTCACCATCTAAACTATTAAAGTGAATCTGCCCATAAGTATAGCTTTCAACTATTCGTGTTGTTGGTATATGTTTTAGTAAGTTGGTTTCTCTTAATCTTCCATTTACATATAAATCTAAAGTCACTTTTTCTTGTGTGTTCCTAATTTTCAAATATTCAGGTTTTTTTACAGAAGCTATAAAACCACTAATATTTAATGGTGATGTAAGCTTTTCATATCTTTTTATATGTTCAAGGGTTGGCGAAACTTTCTCTTTTAAATATGGGTCTTCAATCGAATTTATTTGCCAAACAAATTGAGTGCTTTGTGATAAATCATTTAATTCATTCAAGGTAATCGGGTCATCATTGAGAGATATTTTAAAAGAATCGTCAATTAGTGAGAATCTGAAAAACAGAGCAATAAGTTTTCTGATGTATTCAATTCTATTTTTAATCCCATCGTTTATGTCTTCAAAATAGATAATCGTTCCCTTTTTAAAATCATCAAGGTGTTTTCCAAAGAGTTCGGTATTTACAGTTTCTAATGGATATTGTTGTGGAGTTAAATCATCGTGTATAGCATTATCTAACCCTGAATTATCAATCACTCCCCCAACAAATTCAGTTTCCGCTGTCTTTGATAATATATGAATCCTTTTTGCACAAGATAATAGGGCAAGTTTTCCAATGCCTTTTCGTCCAATGAAAGGTCTATGTAAGTTTGTCTTATCCGCTCCATCTTTTCGTTTTGAGTAACCGATTTTCAGAAACTTGTTTTGAAAATCATCTGATGTCATCCCGTCACCATTATCCTTTATAATTAGGTGATTGTTTTCCCTGTCAATATATATCCAAACATTTTTAGCATCAGCATCCCAAGAATTTGAAATTGCTTCTCCAAGAACTGTAATAAAGTTTCGGTATAAGTTCCGCCCCAAGTGGTTGAGAACGCTCAATGATATATTGAAGGTAAAATTATCCATTGCTGATTTCGTTTAAATGTTTGATTATGCTCTTTCCAATGGCTAAACCAAGATTGACTGGAACTGCATTACCTATATGTGTGCCGATGCGTGTTAGCATAACTTCTTGACTTTTATCAACAAACTTATACTTCGGAGGAAAACTTTGAAGAATTGATGCTTCACGAATGGTCAATGCTCTGTCCTGTTCAGGATGACCAAACCGACCTGTTCCATAGTTGTAAAATTGTGTTGTAATAGTCGGTGCAGGTTCGTCCCACGACATTCTACCATAAACAGCTTTATATGTTTTTCCTGATTCTTTTTTATGGCACTCCAACCAAAGATTTGCATCCCAATCTTCCCAAGTTCCGTTAGGAACAGACGCCCTGATTCTTTGTAAGTTGATGTCTGTTAGCTTAGTGGTGAAGTGAAGTTTATCTTTTTCACTTATTTCGCCACATTCAATTGGCTCCAAATGTGAAATGGCATCTCGAACGGTTTTGTATTTTTCTTTTTTATGGGTAGGGGCAATTAAATTTAACTCACCGAAACGAGAAGCAAGTAATACCAATCGTCTTCTCTTTTGAGGAATACCATAGTCAGGGCAATAGACATTCTGATATTTAACATTGTATTTTAATTCTTCAAGTTGACCCACAAAGTCTCTAAACACTTGTTTGTTTGAAAGATTTGTAACATTCTCCATTGAAATAATGTCTGGTGTGGTTTCTCTTACCAATCGGATAAACTCTTTTAAAAGATTCCACTTATCTCCTTGTTCTTTGTCTTGGTCTTTTACTTTGTTTGCGTGAGTGGAAAATGGCTGACAAGGAGCGCAACCCACTAAAATTTTCACTTCATCATCCTGCCAATATTTTTGGATTTGTTCACCTGTTATTTCCGTAATGTCCGCTCCAATAAATTCAGCTTTGTTATTTACTTCATATGCGTATTTACAACTTGTGTCAAGGTCTATGCCCGCTCTTACTTTTATCCCTGATTTTATAAGTCCGTGAGTCAGTCCACCCACTCCGCAAAATAAGTCAACCCCCGAAACTTTCGGCAGATTTTGCTTTCTCTTTGTCGGTTTCATTATCTTTTTCTTTGTTGTCATATTCTTATTAAATGTCACAATTATAGTGAATTGTTGGGTTTGTTAGCCTTGCAGCCAACATTTGTGTATACGCAATACAATTGCGTATATATTTCATATATACTCCCTCCTTGTTTTTCTAATAAACTAATTCCTAGAGTTATATAAAAAGTTGTATGTTTAAATGCAATTGCGCATACATAACTTATTGATTGAGTATAATATGTCGTTTTTCTTAAATATCAGGGTTATCCAATGGATTTCATATCCCAAGCCAGTGTTTAGCAAAAGAATGACGCAACGAATGTACAGAAATATTTTTATGAATCCCAACTTTCTTTAAAGAGATTTTTAGTATGTTCTGAACACTTCTGATTGAATATTGCCCCCCATTTGATCCCTCAAACAAACAATCTTTTGGTTGGTATTCCTTGATATATAACCGCAAAGTATCCAATGTCTTATTTCCTAATAGAGTGTATCGGTTCTTTTTTTCTTTTCCAAATAACGCAGTGGGGATAAAAGAGGTGTTGCTTGCTTAATGATTCCAAAATTGGTATTGTGTGTAACTTTTACCTTTTTTGTTTATCTTTACGCCTTTCAAAACCGAGAGAAACAACAATTGATGATTTAATATTTTTTTGATTTCCATGAAACGACTGACTTTTTTACCCTTTTTACTCCTTTTTTTCGCAGCCGGTAATCATGCCAAGGCGCAACAACTGACCCTCAATGAGCTGGAATATTTTGAAAAACAGGGTGTCAACGTGCTGGTATACAGTAACCTTTTTACCGGTGGCTTCAACGATGAGAAAAATGCAGGCATCGAACTGATTCACCATGGCGTGCGCACGGCACAGGGTGGTGCGGTACGCCTTTCCAATACCCCGGAACAGTGGGACCTGGTGCCGGAGATTCCCACCAGGAAGGTGGATCCTGCAACCAAAAGCATTGAATCGTTGCTGCGGTATGAGGAGTACGACTTCGATTCGCGCGTGGTGGTCACCGCGAAAGGCAACGGGGTGGAGATCTCGGTATGGCTCGATGAGCCGCTCCCGGAAGAGCTGGTGGGAAAAGCGGGCTTTAACCTGGAGTTCCTCCCTTCTCAATACTGGGCAAAAGCATTTCTGATGGATGGTAGGCCCAACCGCTTCCCGCGCTACACCGTGGGCAACACGGTGACACGTCCCAACAGCGAGAAGACGAAACAGTTCAAGGGATATGTCACCTCTGACGACCGCGGTACAGGCCAGTTCATCGATCCCCTCCCGCTCGAATCGGGACGCTCCATGCTGCTGGCTCCCGATGCCCCCGAGCGGATGGTGAAAATCACCTCACACGATGCGGACCTGATGTTGTTCGATGGCCGCATATTGGCACAGAACGGCTGGTTCGTGGTACGCAGCCTCCTGCCGGCCGGCAAAACGGGCAAGGTGCTGACCTGGACGGTGGAGCCCAATGCCGTGGAGGGCTGGGTGCGGGAACCCAACATCGGTTTCTCACAGGTGGGATACATCCCTGAGCAACCTAAAATATCGGTGATTGAACTGGACAAGAAGGACAAGCCGCTCGAAACCGCTTCGATCTACAGGATTGGAGAGGATGGCAATGCCTCCGAGGTGTTCACCGGCAAGATCACTCCCTGGGGCGACTACTTCAAGTATCACTACGTGAAGTTCGATTTCTCTGCGGTCAACACGCCCGGAATCTACTACATTCGCTACGGCGACTGCATCACTAACAACTTCATCATCGAAGAGAATGTCTACGACCAGATCACCGATGCCACAAGCGATATCTGGATCCCGATACACATGAACCACATGTACGTGAACCAGGCTTACAGGGTGTGGCACGGGGAGCCTTTCAAGGAGGGTTACCTGCAGGCACCGCCCAACACCGATCACTTCGACCTGCACGGACAGGGTCCCACCACCGATACGAAGTACAAGGCGCTGGAGCTGATCCCCGGACTGAACGTGGGGGGCTTCTTCGACGCGGGTGATTTTGACATCGAGACCGGATCGAACATCAACGTGGTGCAGAACTTCGTGCACACCTGGGAATATTTCAAGCCGTTACGCGACCAGACCTTTGTCGATCACACGCAACGCTATGTGGACCTGCACCGCCCCGACGGGACCCCCGACATGCTGCAGTTCATTGAGCATGGTACCATGCAGCTGGTGGCGCAGGCGGAAATCATCGGTCACATGGCGCAAACGCTCTCCAACGCGGTGCTGGATAACTACCACCACCTGGGCGACGCGGCCTCCATCACCGACGGCCTTCCCTACAACCCGGAGCTGGGTCCCTACGAGGTGGCCGCCGACGGTCGCTCCAGTGGTGTGAAGGATGATATGTGGGCCTTCACCAGCCGCAACCCGGGTCTCGACCTCAGGGCGGCTACAATGTTCGCCGCTGCCAGCAGGGCGCTGAAAGGTTACAACGACGACCTGTCGGAAAGGGCATTGGTGCAATCGAAACGACTGCTGAAAGAGGCTACGGAACTGCTTGAAGAGAGACCTGAACGGCAGGGGCGCCGCGGCTTTGAACCATTTGACATCGGCTCCTACCTGCAACTTTATATCTCCACCGGTGAGCAATCGTATCTCGATCGTTTCCAAGAGCTGCTTTGGCCGGCACTCGACAGAAATGTCAACTTCCAGATACTGACGGCCCTTAATGCCATCCCTCACCTGGATGCATCCTACAAGGAGAAACTGCGTCCCTACGTGGCAAAATACAAGGATTACATCGACGAACTGGAACAGGACAACCCCTACGGATTGCCCATCGGCCTGGCTAACTGGGCCGGGGGAGGTGCCGTGGTTAACTACGGAACCACCCTCTGCATTGCCAACGAGTTCTATCCAGAGCTGATCGACAAAAGCCATGCCTACAAGGTGGCCAG
This genomic window from Dysgonomonadaceae bacterium zrk40 contains:
- a CDS encoding tyrosine-type recombinase/integrase, whose amino-acid sequence is MPTALFGKEKKNRYTLLGNKTLDTLRLYIKEYQPKDCLFEGSNGGQYSIRSVQNILKISLKKVGIHKNISVHSLRHSFAKHWLGI
- a CDS encoding DNA cytosine methyltransferase encodes the protein MKPTKRKQNLPKVSGVDLFCGVGGLTHGLIKSGIKVRAGIDLDTSCKYAYEVNNKAEFIGADITEITGEQIQKYWQDDEVKILVGCAPCQPFSTHANKVKDQDKEQGDKWNLLKEFIRLVRETTPDIISMENVTNLSNKQVFRDFVGQLEELKYNVKYQNVYCPDYGIPQKRRRLVLLASRFGELNLIAPTHKKEKYKTVRDAISHLEPIECGEISEKDKLHFTTKLTDINLQRIRASVPNGTWEDWDANLWLECHKKESGKTYKAVYGRMSWDEPAPTITTQFYNYGTGRFGHPEQDRALTIREASILQSFPPKYKFVDKSQEVMLTRIGTHIGNAVPVNLGLAIGKSIIKHLNEISNG
- a CDS encoding glycoside hydrolase family 9 protein, whose translation is MKRLTFLPFLLLFFAAGNHAKAQQLTLNELEYFEKQGVNVLVYSNLFTGGFNDEKNAGIELIHHGVRTAQGGAVRLSNTPEQWDLVPEIPTRKVDPATKSIESLLRYEEYDFDSRVVVTAKGNGVEISVWLDEPLPEELVGKAGFNLEFLPSQYWAKAFLMDGRPNRFPRYTVGNTVTRPNSEKTKQFKGYVTSDDRGTGQFIDPLPLESGRSMLLAPDAPERMVKITSHDADLMLFDGRILAQNGWFVVRSLLPAGKTGKVLTWTVEPNAVEGWVREPNIGFSQVGYIPEQPKISVIELDKKDKPLETASIYRIGEDGNASEVFTGKITPWGDYFKYHYVKFDFSAVNTPGIYYIRYGDCITNNFIIEENVYDQITDATSDIWIPIHMNHMYVNQAYRVWHGEPFKEGYLQAPPNTDHFDLHGQGPTTDTKYKALELIPGLNVGGFFDAGDFDIETGSNINVVQNFVHTWEYFKPLRDQTFVDHTQRYVDLHRPDGTPDMLQFIEHGTMQLVAQAEIIGHMAQTLSNAVLDNYHHLGDAASITDGLPYNPELGPYEVAADGRSSGVKDDMWAFTSRNPGLDLRAATMFAAASRALKGYNDDLSERALVQSKRLLKEATELLEERPERQGRRGFEPFDIGSYLQLYISTGEQSYLDRFQELLWPALDRNVNFQILTALNAIPHLDASYKEKLRPYVAKYKDYIDELEQDNPYGLPIGLANWAGGGAVVNYGTTLCIANEFYPELIDKSHAYKVASWLYGCHPYHNYSLVATLGATRPKEVFYGNNRADFSFIPGNMAPGILFRQPDHFENYDDWPFLWGQNEGTIAGNTGYLIFGSAFKNLVKE